In Pyrus communis chromosome 1, drPyrComm1.1, whole genome shotgun sequence, the following are encoded in one genomic region:
- the LOC137712773 gene encoding uncharacterized protein, whose protein sequence is MTNLAKLDFVALNITGKNYRTWVVDTKIHLEVGNLGETIKEENNASSQDRAKVMIFICLHLNEGLKSEYLTVEDPLALSNVLRNRYNHQKTVILPRARYEWTHIRIQDFKLVAE, encoded by the coding sequence atgacgaacttggcaaagcttgattttgttgccctgAACATTACTGGGAAGAACTACCGTACTTGGGTagtggataccaagatccatttgGAGGTAGGAAATCTTGGAGAAACAATTAAGGAGGAGAACAATGCATCTTCTCAAGATCGGGCGAAGGTAATGATCTTTATCTGTCTCCACCTTAATGAAGGACTAAAGAGCGAGTACctaacggttgaagatccgttagctctctcgaatgtattaagaaacagatacaatcaccagaaaacggtgattcttccaagagctcgttatgagtggactcacataaggatccaggatttcaagttAGTGGCTGAGTAA
- the LOC137714540 gene encoding cytochrome P450 84A1-like, with amino-acid sequence MDSLLQSLQPLQSMTPLLLIIPLLFLLPLIFRFRRPPPYPPGPKGLPLIGNMLLMDQLTHRGLAKLAKKYGGIFHLRLGFLHMVAISNPDVARQVLQVQDNIFSNRPATIAISYLTYDRADMAFAHYGPFWRQMRKLCVMKLFSRKRAESWESVRDEVDSAVRIVTVHVGSAVNIGELVFSLTKNIIYRAAFGTSSQEGQDEFIGILQEFSKLFGAFNIADFIPSLGWVDPQGLNNRLAKARESLDRFIDTIIDDHMEKKRNGKGGSDSETDMVDELLAFYSEEAKVNESEDNLQSAIKLTRDNIKAIIMDVMFGGTETVASAIEWAMSELMKSPEDLKRVQQELADVVGLDRRPEETDFEKLTYLKCALKETLRLHPPIPLLLHETSEDAVVAGYRIPKRSRVMINAWAIGRDKDSWEDAESFKPSRFLKEGVPDFKGSNFEFIPFGSGRRSCPGMQLGLYALEMAVAHLLHCFTWELPDGMKPSELDMNDVFGLTAPRASRLIAVPSKRVVCPL; translated from the exons ATGGATTCTCTTCTGCAATCCTTGCAACCCTTGCAATCCATGACACCACTCTTGCTCATAATCCCACTCCTATTTCTCCTCCCTCTAATTTTCCGTTTCCGGCGACCACCACCATACCCGCCCGGCCCCAAAGGCCTACCCCTTATTGGAAACATGTTATTGATGGACCAACTAACTCACCGGGGCCTCGCCAAGCTGGCCAAGAAATACGGCGGCATATTCCACCTCCGCCTGGGGTTTTTACACATGGTTGCGATTTCCAACCCTGACGTGGCACGACAAGTACTTCAAGTCCAAGACAACATCTTCTCCAACCGCCCGGCCACCATCGCCATCAGCTACCTCACCTACGACCGCGCTGACATGGCCTTCGCGCACTACGGGCCCTTCTGGCGCCAGATGCGTAAGCTCTGCGTCATGAAGCTCTTTAGTCGCAAACGCGCCGAGTCCTGGGAGTCTGTCAGGGACGAAGTGGACTCGGCGGTTAGGATCGTCACAGTTCATGTTGGTTCGGCTGTAAACATCGGAGAGTTGGTTTTTTCGCTCacgaaaaatattatttatcgGGCGGCGTTCGGCACGAGCTCTCAGGAAGGGCAGGATGAGTTTATTGGGATACTACAGGAATTTTCCAAATTGTTTGGAGCTTTTAATATTGCTGATTTTATTCCTAGCCTGGGGTGGGTTGATCCTCAGGGGCTAAACAATAGACTCGCTAAGGCTCGTGAGTCCTTGGATCGGTTCATTGACACCATCATAGATGATCAcatggagaagaagaggaatgGTAAGGGAGGGAGTGACAGTGAAACGGACATGGTGGATGAGTTGTTGGCTTTTTACAGTGAAGAAGCTAAAGTAAATGAATCTGAAGATAATTTGCAAAGCGCCATCAAACTTACTAGGGATAACATCAAGGCCATCATCATG GACGTAATGTTTGGAGGGACGGAGACTGTGGCGTCGGCAATAGAGTGGGCCATGTCGGAGCTGATGAAGAGCCCGGAGGACCTAAAGAGGGTCCAACAAGAACTTGCTGACGTGGTGGGTCTAGACCGTCGACCTGAAGAGACCGACTTCGAGAAGTTGACATACCTAAAATGTGCCCTAAAAGAGACACTAAGACTCCACCCACCAATTCCACTACTCCTCCACGAGACCTCGGAGGACGCTGTAGTAGCCGGCTACCGCATTCCCAAAAGATCGCGTGTGATGATCAACGCGTGGGCCATTGGACGTGACAAGGACTCGTGGGAGGACGCCGAGTCCTTCAAGCCCTCGAGGTTTTTGAAAGAAGGTGTGCCTGACTTTAAGGGGAGTAACTTCGAGTTCATTCCGTTCGGGTCCGGTCGGAGGTCGTGCCCGGGCATGCAACTAGGGTTGTACGCGCTGGAGATGGCGGTGGCACACTTGCTTCATTGTTTTACGTGGGAGTTGCCTGATGGTATGAAACCTAGTGAGCTCGACATGAACGACGTGTTTGGACTCACCGCTCCGAGAGCGAGTCGACTCATCGCCGTACCGAGTAAAAGGGTGGTTTGTCCACTCTGA
- the LOC137735153 gene encoding uncharacterized protein yields MAPPSYLTPTQRYAAGALFAFALHQAQIHQTRPLRLSSQEEESTEERTSSVSSADSVSDDPDLWVHENSDLLAPVFRFLEIDSAAWSGLQESAATSPASHHVGAFLRLLAEEGGRDGKDASENSDQELALSKGIDAMASSMEKDHESSQSKMEKHREYENECREKFSTTEVKENIEAADGKLGTSQEKGSTAAVKHKREEVDEHLEKLMEKCSTADVKQKIEEVDSQLENLHGTGGSLVRVKDAVASTSDIREKTIGELTMLSYERKVTVLYELLTACLADKREEKKKCTRRRKGYDARHRVALRLLATWLDVKWIKMEAIETMVACSAMALVKQEEEKEGTQSPKDKWAKWKRGGIIGAAAITGGALLTITGGLAAPAIAAGLGALAPTLGTIIPVIGASGFAAAATAAGSVAGSVVVAASFGAAGAGLTGSKMARRTGGVDQFEFKAIGENHNQGRLAVEILVSGFVFDEEDFTKPWEGHDDNLERYAVLWESKNLIAVSTAIQDWLTSTIAMGLMKQGAMMTVLGTLVTAFAWPATLLAATAFIDSKWAIAVDRSDKAGKLLAEVLLKGIHGNRPVTLVGFSLGARVIFKCLQCLAETEHHAELVERVVLLGAPISIADEKWEAARKMVAGRFVNAYSTNDWMLGVAFRASLLSRGLAGIQPINVQGIENVDVTDIIDSHSSYLWSTKQILELVELEGYYPVHRSMICIK; encoded by the exons ATGGCCCCGCCGTCGTATCTGACGCCGACGCAGCGGTACGCCGCCGGAGCTCTGTTCGCGTTCGCTCTTCACCAGGCTCAGATCCACCAGACGCGCCCTCTGCGATTGTCATCACAAGAAGAAGAGTCGACGGAGGAGCGGACCAGCAGCGTCAGCAGCGCCGACTCCGTCTCCGACGACCCGGATCTCTGGGTCCACGAAAACTCGGATCTCCTCGCACCCGTTTTCAG GTTTCTGGAGATTGATTCTGCAGCATGGTCTGGACTTCAGGAGAGTGCTGCTACTTCTCCTGCTAGCCATCATGTTGGAGCT TTCTTGAGGTTGCTTGCTGAAGAAGGTGGTCGTGATGGTAAGGATGCTTCCGAAAATTCAGATCAAGAGCTTGCGTTGTCAAAAGGTATTGACGCTATGGCGTCTAGCATGGAAAAGGATCATGAGTCTTCCCAGTCGAAGATGGAAAAGCATCGTGAATATGAAAATGAATGCCGCGAGAAGTTCTCCACAACTGAGGTGAAAGAGAACATTGAGGCGGCGGATGGGAAGTTGGGAACTTCACAGGAGAAAGGGTCCACAGCTGCGGTGAAGCACAAAAGGGAAGAAGTGGATGAGCATTTGGAGAAGCTGATGGAGAAATGCTCCACAGCTGAtgtgaaacaaaaaattgaagaagTGGACTCGCAATTGGAAAATCTGCATGGGACTGGTGGTAGTCTGGTTAGGGTTAAAGATGCAGTTGCGTCTACCAGTGACATTCGTGAGAAAACTATTGGAGAGTTGACAATGCTCAGTTATGAGAGGAAAGTTACAGTTCTCTATGAACTTCTTACAGCTTGTCTGGCTGATAAAcgtgaagagaagaagaaatgtaCCCGTCGGAGAAAGGGTTACGATGCTCGGCATCGTGTAGCTCTGCGTTTGCTAGCAACTTGGCTTGACGTCAAATGGATAAAAATG GAAGCCATTGAGACAATGGTTGCTTGCTCTGCAATGGCATTagtaaaacaagaagaagaaaaagaaggaaccCAATCACCAAAAGACAAATGGGCTAAATGGAAGCGTGGTGGTATCATTGGTGCTGCTGCAATAACTGGAGGAGCGTTGTTGACAATAACTGGTG GACTAGCAGCCCCCGCAATTGCTGCAGGACTTGGTGCTCTAGCTCCAACATTGGGCACTATCATCCCAGTCATTGGAGCAAGTGGGTTTGCCGCAGCTGCAACTGCTGCAGGATCTGTTGCTGGTTCCGTTGTTGTTGCTGCATCATTTGGAG CTGCTGGAGCTGGACTCACAGGGAGCAAAATGGCTAGAAGAACTGGAGGTGTCGATCAATTTGAGTTCAAAGCTATTGGAGAAAATCATAACCAGGGC AGGCTAGCAGTCGAGATCTTGGTTTCAGGATTTGTGTTTGATGAGGAAGACTTTACAAAGCCTTGGGAGGGACATGATGACAATTTGGAAAG GTATGCAGTGCTCTGGGAGTCTAAGAATTTAATTGCAGTGAGCACTGCAATTCAGGATTGGCTTACCTCAA CAATTGCAATGGGTTTGATGAAGCAAGGTGCAATGATGACTGTGTTAGGCACTCTTGTAACTGCATTTGCTTGGCCGGCAACATTACTTGCGGCTACTGCTTTTATAGACAGCAAATGGGCAATTGCCGTGGACAG GTCAGACAAAGCAGGAAAACTTCTTGCTGAGGTGTTACTAAAGGGAATTCATGGGAACAG GCCTGTAACACTTGTGGGTTTCTCACTTGGAGCACGAGTAATTTTCAAGTGTCTCCAGTGTTTGGCAGAAACTGAACATCATG CTGAACTTGTAGAGCGAGTTGTTCTGCTTGGAGCACCCATCTCGATTGCAGATGAGAAATGGGAAGCTGCTAGAAAG ATGGTGGCTGGAAGATTTGTGAATGCGTACTCCACAAATGATTGGATGCTTGGGGTTGCTTTCCGTGCTAG TCTACTTTCTCGAGGATTAGCTGGAATTCAACCAATCAATGTTCAAGGGATTGAGAAT GTGGATGTAACGGACATAATTGATTCGCACTCTTCCTATCTTTGGTCTACAAAGCAGATCCTGGAGCTGGTTGAACTGGAAGGCTATTATCCCGTTCACAGGAGCATGATTTGCATAAAATAA
- the LOC137746475 gene encoding uncharacterized protein isoform X2, with protein MDTNNGGKDELPDQSKASKKGRSCKGTLYYSSALKSKAYNPLCVGIPRAIPEVPQSIVAETEMKASKDDRHLTEFRYACAGYSVYLDRITKDHSEEQSELPVCYGLKLLVGKRKVQKTPAAAPVSAHVHHKRDDHEVPQTQRQQPTQSAGSLFFNRFTRNADLVASGVTKNIRRVGKYVKGSIYEFLYSYRGRPK; from the exons ATGGATACGAACAACGGCGGCAAAGACGAGCTCCCGGACCAATCAAAAGCCTCCAAAAAAGGCAGATCatgcaaaggaacactctatTATTCCTCCGCCCTCAAATCTAAGGCTTACAATCCTCTCTGCGTCGGCATTCCTCGCGCCATCCCCGAAG TGCCTCAGTCAATAGTTGCAGAAACTGAAATGAAAGCTTCTAAAGATGATCGACATCTTACTGAATTTCGTTATGCTTGTGCTGGTTACTCTGTGTATTTGGATCGAATTACGAAAGACCATTCCGAGGAACAATCAGAATTGCCCGTTTGCTACGGTCTCAAG CTTTTGGTTGGCAAAAGAAAGGTTCAAAAGACACCTGCTGCCGCTCCTGTTTCTGCCCATGTCCATCACAAACGGG ATGATCATGAAGTCCCTCAGACTCAGAGGCAGCAACCGACTCAGTCAGCCGGAAGTCTCTTCTTCAACAG GTTTACAAGAAACGCAGATCTTGTTGCATCAGGGGTGACTAAGAACATACGTAGAGTTGGGAAGTACGTAAAAGGAAGTATCTACGAGTTTCTGTACTCGTACAGAGGGCGACCAAAGTAA
- the LOC137746475 gene encoding protein FMP32, mitochondrial-like isoform X1: MAAAAASRRVAQLGTGSGIGLSGFGGPGGASRTVSPSVEYRHLDCRLTSQLVKSNGKRLFLVDTLALVRRLEGQGVPSKHAEAITAAITEVLNDSLENVSHSFVTKGEMQKTEMIQESNLSKFKSEIQSAQGHHFSLLQHETEKLRNDIEKMRSELRYEIDKVTAGQRLDLNLERGRIREELSNQNAETNNLTNKLDREIHALRAQVEAAKYDVIKYCIGTLVSISAVGLAVLRILM; encoded by the exons ATGGCCGCTGCTGCGGCTTCTAGACGGGTCGCCCAATTGGGGACCGGGTCCGGGATCGGATTATCCGGTTTCGGAGGGCCCGGTGGTGCTTCGAGAACGGTGTCTCCGTCGGTGGAGTACAGGCATTTGGATTGCAGGCTGACTTCTCAGCTAGTCAAATCAAATGGAAAGCGGTTGTTTCTCGTCGATACATTAGCTCTG GTTAGGAGATTAGAGGGACAAGGCGTCCCCTCGAAGCACGCGGAGGCGATAACTGCTGCCATTACTGAAGTTTTGAATGACAGCTTGGAAAATGTGTCTCATTCATTTGTTACAAAAGGAGAGATGCAGAAA ACGGAGATGATCCAAGAATCCAACTTGTCCAAATTCAAATCCGAAATTCAAAGTGCGCAG GGAcaccatttttctttgttgcaaCACGAGACTGAAAAACTTCGGAATGATATAGAGAAGATGCGCAGTGAATTGAG GTATGAAATCGACAAAGTTACCGCAGGACAGCGGTTGGACTTGAACCTGGAAAGAGG GAGGATACGAGAAGAGCTATCCAATCAGAATGCTGAAACAAATAACCTCACTAACAAACTTGATCGG GAAATTCATGCTTTAAGGGCTCAGGTGGAAGCAGCAAAATACGATGTCATAAAATACTGCATAGGTACTCTTGTTTCGATATCTGCTGTCGGTCTTGCTGTACTCCGTATCTTGATGTAA